A region from the Sulfurospirillum oryzae genome encodes:
- a CDS encoding nitronate monooxygenase, whose amino-acid sequence MSLNSLKIGKYTIEYPIVQGGMGLGISWDKLAGTVSLEGGLGVISSVGTGYYDHTHFSKKNINARPFEAENFYSKEGLNAIVENARKICGSKPLAMNILYAINDYERVIKDSCEAGVDIIITGAGLPTNMPEFTADYPDVALVPIVSSAKALKIICKRWTQRYNRLPDAIVVEGPLSGGHQGFTYEQCAMEEYQLENLIGPIKEEIKLWGDFPLIAAGGVWDHADILKMMALGADGVQIGTRFIGTHECDADQNFKEVLLKAKKEDIQLFKSPVGYPARGVRTNLIQMVEKREGPAIRCISNCVSPCHRGQEAKAVGYCIADRLSDAYMGKVETGLFFTGANGYKLNEIISVKELIAKLVHGEAN is encoded by the coding sequence ATGTCACTTAACTCTCTTAAGATTGGCAAATACACGATTGAATATCCTATTGTTCAAGGCGGTATGGGACTTGGGATCAGCTGGGATAAACTTGCTGGAACGGTGAGTTTAGAAGGCGGATTGGGTGTCATTAGTTCTGTTGGAACAGGCTATTATGATCATACACATTTTAGTAAAAAAAATATCAATGCACGTCCTTTCGAAGCAGAAAACTTCTATTCCAAAGAAGGGTTGAATGCTATTGTCGAAAATGCGCGTAAGATTTGCGGATCAAAACCATTGGCGATGAATATTCTCTACGCCATTAATGATTACGAAAGAGTTATCAAAGATTCTTGCGAAGCAGGGGTTGATATTATCATTACAGGTGCGGGACTTCCGACCAATATGCCAGAATTTACAGCGGACTATCCCGATGTAGCACTTGTTCCTATCGTCTCTTCAGCCAAAGCTCTGAAAATCATCTGTAAACGTTGGACACAACGTTACAACCGACTTCCTGATGCTATTGTCGTTGAAGGCCCTCTGAGTGGTGGACATCAAGGCTTTACGTATGAGCAATGTGCGATGGAAGAGTATCAGCTTGAAAATCTTATTGGACCGATCAAAGAAGAGATCAAACTATGGGGTGATTTCCCTCTTATTGCCGCAGGGGGCGTTTGGGATCATGCTGATATTTTAAAAATGATGGCATTAGGTGCCGATGGTGTTCAAATAGGGACACGTTTTATTGGTACACATGAATGTGACGCTGATCAAAACTTTAAAGAAGTTCTCCTAAAAGCCAAAAAAGAGGATATTCAACTTTTCAAATCTCCTGTAGGTTATCCAGCACGAGGAGTTAGAACCAATCTTATTCAGATGGTTGAAAAAAGAGAAGGGCCCGCCATTCGCTGTATCAGCAACTGTGTCAGTCCATGCCATAGAGGACAAGAGGCAAAAGCAGTAGGTTATTGTATTGCAGATCGTCTCAGTGATGCTTATATGGGTAAAGTGGAAAC